From a region of the Enterobacter sp. JBIWA008 genome:
- the rlmD gene encoding 23S rRNA (uracil(1939)-C(5))-methyltransferase RlmD: MAQFYSAKRRVTTREIITVEATDLDPFGQGVARHNGKALFITGLLPTERAEITLTEDKRQFARGQVKRRLSDSPDRVKPRCPHFGVCGGCQQQHASIELQQKSKSTALARLLKHDVNEILADAPWGYRRRARLSLSYQPKTARLEMGFRKAGSSDIVDVQHCPILAPHLEALLPEVRTCLSELDDVRHLGHVELVMANNGPLMVLRHTAPLSKKDREKLERFSHSNDLALFLAPQSEILEQVTGEAPWYASNGLRLTFSPRDFIQVNDGVNQLMVEKALTWLDVQKSDRVLDLFCGMGNFTLPLAREAASVVGVEGVEALVAKGQENARQNGLQNVTFFHQNLEEDVTQQPWAKQGFDKILLDPARAGAPGVMAHIIKLAPKRVVYVSCNPATLARDSESLLSAGYQIQRLAMLDMFPHTGHLESMVLFEHI; encoded by the coding sequence ATGGCGCAATTCTACTCTGCAAAGCGACGCGTGACGACGCGTGAAATCATTACTGTTGAAGCCACGGACCTCGATCCGTTTGGTCAGGGAGTGGCGCGTCACAATGGTAAGGCTCTGTTTATAACAGGTTTACTGCCAACAGAACGAGCAGAAATTACGCTGACGGAAGATAAACGCCAGTTCGCGCGCGGCCAGGTGAAGCGTCGCCTCAGCGATAGCCCGGATCGCGTAAAGCCCCGCTGCCCGCATTTTGGCGTTTGCGGAGGCTGCCAGCAACAGCATGCGAGCATAGAATTACAGCAAAAAAGTAAAAGCACTGCTCTGGCGCGTCTGCTCAAACATGACGTTAACGAAATTCTTGCCGATGCGCCCTGGGGCTATCGCCGCCGCGCGCGCCTGAGCCTCAGCTATCAGCCAAAAACGGCGCGGCTGGAGATGGGATTTCGCAAGGCCGGTTCCAGTGACATTGTCGATGTGCAGCATTGCCCCATTTTGGCGCCCCATCTTGAGGCGTTGCTTCCGGAAGTGCGCACCTGTCTCTCGGAACTGGACGACGTACGCCACCTCGGGCATGTCGAGCTGGTTATGGCAAACAATGGACCGCTGATGGTCCTGCGCCATACCGCGCCGTTGTCGAAAAAAGATCGCGAAAAACTGGAACGCTTTTCGCATTCCAACGACCTGGCGCTTTTCCTTGCACCACAAAGCGAGATACTTGAGCAGGTTACCGGTGAGGCGCCCTGGTATGCGTCAAACGGGCTACGCTTAACGTTCAGCCCGCGGGATTTCATTCAGGTGAATGATGGCGTTAACCAACTGATGGTTGAGAAAGCGCTGACGTGGCTGGATGTTCAGAAAAGCGATCGGGTGCTCGATCTGTTCTGCGGAATGGGCAACTTCACGCTGCCGCTGGCGCGAGAAGCGGCCAGCGTCGTCGGCGTGGAAGGCGTTGAGGCGCTGGTGGCGAAAGGGCAGGAGAACGCGCGGCAGAACGGCTTGCAAAATGTGACATTCTTTCATCAGAATCTTGAGGAGGATGTCACCCAACAGCCCTGGGCAAAGCAGGGATTTGATAAAATTTTGCTCGATCCGGCGCGTGCCGGTGCTCCGGGTGTGATGGCACATATTATTAAACTCGCGCCGAAGCGTGTGGTCTATGTTTCCTGTAACCCGGCTACGCTTGCCCGGGATAGTGAGTCATTACTCAGCGCGGGTTACCAAATTCAGCGTCTGGCAATGCTGGACATGTTCCCGCACACTGGTCATCTGGAATCGATGGTGTTGTTCGAGCACATCTAA
- the barA gene encoding two-component sensor histidine kinase BarA, translating to MTNYSLRARMMILILAPTVLIGLLLSIFFVVHRYNDLQRQLEDAGASIIEPLAVSSEYGMNLQNRESIGQLISVLHRRHSDIVRAISVYDEHNRLFVTSNFHLDPAALKIPDGTPFPRHLTVLRRGDIMILRTPIVSESYSPDESAQSDAKSSNNMLGYVALELDLKSVRLQQYKEIFISGVMMLFCIGIALIFGWRLMRDVTGPIRNMVNTVDRIRRGQLDSRVEGFMLGELDMLKNGINSMAMSLAAYHEEMQHNVDQATSDLRETLEQMEIQNVELDLAKKRAQEAARIKSEFLANMSHELRTPLNGVIGFTRLTLKSELNPTQRDHLHTIERSANNLLAIINDVLDFSKLEAGKLILESIPFPLRSTLDEVVTLLAHSSHDKGLELTLNIKNDVPDNVIGDPLRLQQVITNLVGNAIKFTESGNIDVLVEKRSISSNKVQIEVQIRDTGIGIPERDQSRLFQAFRQADASISRRHGGTGLGLVITQRLVNEMGGDISFHSQPNRGSTFWFHINLDLNPNVLTDGPVTDCLKGKRLAYVEPNAAAAQCALDILSTTPLEVVYSPTFSALAVEHYDILLMGIPVTFTGELTMQQERLAKAASMTDYLLLALPCHAQLNAEELKNDGAAACLLKPLTATRLLPALTEYCRLSQHALPLINDEQKLPMSVMAVDDNPANLKLIGALLEDQVQHVELCTSGAQAVEQAKQMQFDLILMDIQMPDMDGIRACELIHQLPHQQQTPVIAVTAHAMAGQKEKLLSAGMNDYLAKPIDEEKLHNLLLRYKPGHISGTYTVSSEPVEISVNQNATFDWQLALRQAAGKPDLARDMLQMLVAFLPEIRNKVEEQLVGENPEDLLDAIHKLHGSCGYSGVPRLKNLCQLLEQQLRAGTPESELEPEFLELLDEMDNVTREAMKVLGN from the coding sequence ATGACCAACTACAGCCTGCGCGCGCGCATGATGATTTTGATCCTCGCCCCCACCGTTCTCATCGGTTTGCTGCTGAGTATCTTCTTTGTGGTGCACCGCTATAACGATTTGCAGCGACAGCTGGAAGATGCAGGTGCCAGCATTATTGAACCGCTCGCCGTCTCCAGCGAGTACGGGATGAACCTGCAAAACCGCGAATCCATTGGTCAGTTAATCAGCGTACTCCACCGCCGCCACTCGGACATCGTCCGCGCCATTTCCGTTTACGACGAACATAACCGCCTGTTTGTCACCTCGAATTTTCATCTCGATCCGGCGGCCCTGAAGATCCCGGACGGTACGCCATTCCCGCGTCACCTCACCGTATTGCGGCGCGGCGATATCATGATCCTGCGCACGCCTATCGTGTCGGAAAGCTATTCCCCCGATGAATCTGCGCAATCCGATGCCAAATCCAGCAATAACATGCTGGGATACGTGGCGCTGGAGCTGGATCTCAAGTCGGTCCGGCTACAGCAGTATAAAGAAATCTTCATCTCCGGCGTGATGATGCTTTTCTGCATCGGCATTGCGCTGATCTTCGGCTGGCGCCTGATGCGCGACGTGACGGGCCCCATCCGCAACATGGTTAATACGGTTGACCGCATCCGCCGGGGCCAGCTCGACAGCCGGGTGGAAGGGTTTATGCTGGGCGAGCTGGATATGCTGAAAAACGGCATCAACTCGATGGCGATGTCGCTGGCGGCGTATCACGAAGAGATGCAGCACAACGTTGACCAGGCTACGTCCGACCTGCGCGAAACGCTGGAGCAGATGGAGATCCAGAACGTTGAGCTGGATCTGGCGAAAAAGCGCGCCCAGGAAGCGGCGCGTATTAAGTCAGAATTCCTTGCCAATATGTCGCACGAGCTGCGTACGCCGCTCAATGGCGTGATCGGCTTCACCCGCCTGACGCTCAAAAGCGAGCTCAACCCTACTCAGCGCGATCACCTGCACACCATTGAACGCTCGGCCAACAACCTGCTGGCGATCATCAACGACGTGCTGGACTTCTCCAAGCTGGAAGCGGGCAAGCTGATCCTGGAGAGTATTCCCTTCCCGCTGCGCAGCACGCTCGATGAAGTGGTGACGCTGCTCGCGCACTCGTCGCACGACAAAGGTCTTGAGCTGACGCTCAACATTAAAAACGACGTGCCGGATAACGTCATTGGCGATCCGCTGCGCCTGCAGCAGGTCATTACCAACCTTGTCGGGAATGCCATTAAATTCACCGAAAGCGGTAATATCGACGTCCTGGTAGAGAAACGCTCTATCAGCAGCAATAAGGTCCAGATTGAAGTCCAGATCCGCGATACCGGCATTGGTATTCCGGAGCGGGATCAGTCGCGTCTGTTCCAGGCGTTCCGTCAGGCGGATGCCAGCATCTCCCGCCGTCATGGCGGCACCGGTCTGGGGCTGGTGATCACCCAGCGTCTGGTGAACGAGATGGGCGGCGATATCTCTTTCCACAGCCAGCCAAACCGCGGTTCAACCTTCTGGTTCCACATTAATCTGGACCTCAATCCGAACGTGCTGACCGATGGCCCGGTAACGGACTGCCTGAAAGGCAAGCGTCTGGCCTACGTTGAACCTAACGCTGCGGCGGCGCAGTGTGCGCTCGACATCTTAAGCACCACGCCGCTGGAGGTGGTCTACAGCCCAACCTTCTCCGCTCTGGCCGTTGAGCATTATGACATCCTGCTGATGGGGATCCCGGTCACCTTCACCGGCGAGCTGACCATGCAGCAGGAGCGGCTGGCGAAAGCCGCGTCGATGACCGACTACCTGCTGCTGGCGCTGCCTTGCCACGCGCAACTGAATGCAGAAGAGTTGAAAAATGACGGGGCCGCCGCCTGCTTGCTTAAACCGCTCACCGCGACCCGCCTGCTGCCCGCGCTCACGGAATATTGCCGTCTTAGCCAGCATGCCCTTCCGCTGATTAACGATGAGCAAAAATTGCCGATGAGCGTGATGGCGGTGGATGATAATCCGGCCAACCTGAAGCTGATTGGCGCATTGCTGGAAGACCAGGTTCAGCACGTTGAGCTGTGCACCAGCGGGGCGCAGGCGGTTGAACAGGCTAAGCAGATGCAGTTCGATTTAATCCTGATGGATATTCAGATGCCGGATATGGACGGCATTCGGGCCTGCGAGCTGATCCACCAGCTGCCGCATCAGCAGCAAACTCCGGTCATTGCGGTCACCGCGCACGCGATGGCCGGTCAGAAAGAGAAGCTGCTGAGCGCCGGGATGAACGATTACCTGGCAAAACCTATCGACGAAGAGAAACTCCATAACCTGCTGTTGCGCTATAAGCCGGGTCACATTAGCGGGACGTACACGGTATCCAGCGAGCCGGTTGAAATCAGCGTTAACCAGAACGCGACCTTTGACTGGCAGCTCGCGCTGCGCCAGGCGGCCGGTAAACCCGATTTGGCCCGCGACATGCTGCAAATGCTGGTCGCGTTTCTGCCGGAAATTCGTAATAAGGTGGAAGAACAGCTGGTAGGTGAAAACCCGGAAGATCTGCTGGACGCCATCCACAAGCTGCACGGTAGCTGCGGGTACAGCGGCGTACCGCGGCTGAAAAACCTCTGCCAGCTACTGGAGCAGCAGCTGCGTGCAGGCACGCCGGAATCGGAGCTTGAACCGGAATTCCTGGAGCTGCTGGATGAGATGGATAACGTGACGCGGGAAGCGATGAAGGTGTTAGGGAACTGA
- a CDS encoding glycerate kinase translates to MKIVIAPDSYKESLSALEVATAIERGFREIFPEAAYVKLPVADGGEGTVEAMIAATQGRIVQVPVTGPLGERVEGFYGLSGDEQSAFIEMAAASGLELVVPSQRNPLKTTSWGTGELIRHALDAGVKHIIIGIGGSATNDGGAGMVQALGAKLLDASEQPLGQGGGELEKLARIDLSGLDRRLAECRIEVACDVTNPLTGKDGASAVFGPQKGATPEMIVTLDNALEQYARVIARDLDIDVLNLAGGGAAGGMGAALYAFCGAQLRQGIEIVTDALHLADQVADADLVITGEGRIDSQTIHGKVPVGVAKVAKRFNKPVIGIAGSLTADVGVVHDHGIDAVFSVIYTICSLEDALENASENVRMAARNIAAVLKVGQGM, encoded by the coding sequence ATGAAAATTGTTATCGCACCGGACTCGTATAAGGAAAGTTTGAGTGCGCTTGAGGTTGCGACAGCGATAGAACGTGGTTTTCGCGAGATCTTTCCCGAGGCAGCTTACGTCAAACTGCCGGTAGCGGACGGTGGCGAAGGGACGGTTGAGGCGATGATCGCGGCAACGCAGGGACGCATTGTGCAGGTTCCGGTGACCGGCCCGCTGGGTGAGCGCGTGGAAGGATTTTATGGCTTATCCGGTGACGAGCAGAGTGCCTTTATTGAAATGGCGGCGGCAAGCGGCCTGGAGCTGGTCGTTCCTTCGCAGCGTAATCCCCTGAAAACCACCTCGTGGGGCACGGGCGAACTTATTCGTCACGCGCTGGATGCGGGCGTTAAGCATATCATTATTGGCATTGGCGGCAGCGCCACCAATGACGGCGGCGCAGGGATGGTGCAGGCGTTGGGGGCAAAGCTGCTGGATGCCAGCGAGCAGCCTCTTGGACAGGGCGGAGGCGAGCTGGAAAAACTCGCGCGTATCGACCTGAGCGGGCTGGACAGACGTCTGGCGGAGTGCCGGATAGAGGTCGCCTGTGATGTGACGAATCCGCTCACCGGAAAGGATGGGGCGTCAGCCGTATTTGGCCCACAAAAAGGGGCCACTCCCGAGATGATCGTTACCCTGGACAACGCGCTGGAGCAGTATGCGAGAGTCATTGCCCGGGATTTGGATATCGATGTGTTAAACCTTGCCGGCGGCGGAGCGGCGGGTGGCATGGGGGCCGCGCTGTACGCCTTTTGCGGCGCGCAGCTGCGCCAGGGCATTGAGATCGTCACCGATGCGCTACACCTGGCCGACCAGGTGGCCGATGCGGATCTGGTGATCACGGGAGAAGGTCGCATCGACAGCCAGACGATCCACGGCAAAGTCCCGGTGGGCGTGGCGAAAGTGGCGAAACGCTTTAACAAACCTGTCATCGGCATTGCAGGAAGCCTGACGGCGGACGTTGGCGTGGTACACGATCACGGCATTGATGCGGTGTTTAGCGTGATCTACACCATCTGCTCGCTGGAAGATGCGCTGGAAAATGCCAGCGAGAACGTCAGGATGGCCGCAAGAAATATCGCGGCGGTGCTGAAAGTCGGGCAGGGGATGTAG
- the gudD gene encoding glucarate dehydratase: MSTFTTPVVTSMQIIPVAGHDSMLMNLSGAHAPFFTRNIVIIKDNSGHTGVGEIPGGEKIRQTLEDAIPLVVGKTLGEYKNVLNTVRNTFADRDAGGRGLQTFDLRTTIHVVTGIESAMLDLLGKHLSVNVASLLGEGQQRSEVEMLGYLFFVGDRKLTPLPYQSQADEQCDWYRLRHDEAMTPDAVVRLAEAAYEKYGFNDFKLKGGVLAGEQEAEAVTALAKRFPQARVTLDPNGAWSLNEAIAIGKQLKGVLAYAEDPCGAEQGFSGREVMAEFRRATGLPTATNMIATDWRQMGHTLSLQSVDIPLADPHFWTMQGSVRVAQMCHEFGLTWGSHSNNHFDVSLAMFTHVAAAAPGNITAIDTHWIWQEGNQRLTKQPFEIKGGMVQVPSTPGLGVELDMDQVMKAHELYQKHGLGARDDAMAMQYLIPDWTFDNKRPCMVR, from the coding sequence ATGAGTACTTTTACGACCCCTGTCGTCACTTCCATGCAAATCATTCCGGTTGCGGGCCATGACAGCATGCTGATGAACCTGAGCGGCGCGCATGCGCCGTTCTTTACCCGCAATATTGTCATTATCAAAGACAATTCCGGCCATACGGGCGTGGGCGAAATTCCGGGCGGGGAGAAGATCCGCCAGACCCTGGAAGATGCCATTCCGCTGGTGGTGGGCAAAACGCTGGGCGAGTACAAAAATGTCCTGAACACCGTGCGCAACACCTTTGCCGATCGCGATGCCGGAGGGCGTGGCCTGCAGACCTTCGATCTGCGCACCACCATTCACGTGGTGACCGGGATTGAATCCGCGATGCTGGATCTGCTGGGCAAGCATCTGAGCGTCAACGTTGCGTCGCTGTTGGGCGAGGGGCAGCAGCGCAGCGAAGTGGAAATGCTGGGCTATCTGTTCTTTGTCGGCGACCGCAAGCTGACGCCATTGCCTTATCAGAGCCAGGCGGATGAACAATGCGACTGGTACCGACTCCGCCACGACGAGGCGATGACCCCGGATGCGGTGGTGCGCCTGGCGGAGGCCGCGTACGAAAAATATGGCTTTAATGATTTCAAACTGAAGGGCGGCGTGCTGGCCGGTGAGCAAGAGGCGGAAGCCGTCACCGCGCTGGCAAAACGTTTCCCGCAGGCGCGCGTGACGCTGGATCCGAACGGTGCATGGTCGCTTAATGAAGCCATTGCGATTGGTAAACAGCTGAAAGGCGTGCTGGCGTATGCGGAAGATCCGTGTGGGGCTGAACAGGGCTTCTCGGGCCGTGAAGTCATGGCGGAATTCCGCCGCGCTACAGGGCTGCCGACCGCGACCAATATGATTGCCACCGACTGGCGTCAGATGGGACACACCCTGTCATTACAGTCTGTCGATATTCCGCTGGCGGACCCGCATTTCTGGACGATGCAGGGGTCGGTGCGCGTGGCGCAAATGTGTCACGAGTTTGGCCTGACCTGGGGCTCGCACTCTAATAACCACTTCGACGTGTCGCTGGCGATGTTCACGCACGTTGCCGCCGCCGCGCCGGGCAACATTACCGCTATCGACACGCACTGGATCTGGCAGGAAGGTAATCAGCGTCTGACTAAACAGCCGTTTGAGATCAAAGGTGGCATGGTACAGGTGCCTTCCACGCCGGGGCTGGGGGTTGAGCTGGATATGGACCAGGTCATGAAAGCCCATGAGCTGTATCAAAAACACGGTCTGGGCGCGCGCGACGACGCGATGGCGATGCAGTATCTGATCCCCGACTGGACATTCGACAATAAACGCCCGTGCATGGTACGATAA
- a CDS encoding glucarate dehydratase family protein: MTTQSSPTVTEMKVIPVAGQDSMLLNIGGAHNAWFTRNIVVLKDSSGNTGVGEAPGGEVIYQTLVDAIPQVVGQEIARLNKVVQRVHKGNQSADFDTFGKGAWTFELRVNAVAALEAALLDLLGKALNVPVCELLGPGKQRDAVTVLGYLFYVGDRNKTDLPYLARSTGDHDWYQLRHQEALSSDAVVRLAEAAQDRYGFKDFKLKGGVLPGEQEIETARALKKRFVDARITVDPNGAWLLDEAISLCKGLGDVLTYAEDPCGAEQGFSGREVMAEFRRATGLPVATNMIATNWREMGHAVMLNAVDIPLADPHFWTLSGAVRVAQLCDDWGLTWGCHSNNHFDISLAMFTHVGAAAPGNPTAIDTHWIWQEGEARLTKNPLEIINGKIAVPDAPGLGVEIDWDQIHKAHEAYKKLPGGARNDAGPMQYLIPGWTFDRKRPVFGRH; the protein is encoded by the coding sequence ATGACAACGCAATCGAGTCCAACCGTCACGGAGATGAAGGTTATCCCGGTGGCCGGGCAGGACAGTATGCTGCTCAATATTGGCGGTGCGCATAACGCCTGGTTTACCCGTAATATCGTCGTGCTGAAAGACAGCTCAGGGAATACCGGCGTGGGCGAGGCCCCTGGCGGAGAGGTGATCTACCAGACGCTGGTCGATGCCATTCCGCAGGTGGTAGGGCAGGAGATCGCCCGTCTGAACAAAGTGGTTCAGCGGGTGCATAAAGGCAATCAGTCCGCAGATTTTGATACGTTCGGTAAAGGTGCCTGGACGTTCGAACTGCGCGTCAACGCGGTCGCCGCCCTGGAGGCCGCGCTGCTCGACTTACTGGGTAAGGCGCTCAATGTTCCGGTTTGCGAGCTGCTGGGGCCCGGCAAACAGCGTGATGCGGTCACCGTGCTGGGCTATCTGTTTTACGTTGGCGATCGCAATAAGACAGACCTCCCTTATCTTGCTCGATCCACGGGCGATCACGACTGGTATCAGCTGCGCCACCAGGAAGCGCTCTCCAGCGACGCGGTGGTGCGGCTGGCCGAGGCGGCGCAGGATCGCTACGGCTTTAAGGATTTCAAGCTGAAGGGCGGCGTGCTGCCCGGCGAGCAGGAAATTGAAACGGCCCGGGCGCTGAAAAAACGCTTTGTGGATGCGCGAATCACCGTCGATCCCAACGGCGCGTGGCTGCTGGATGAAGCGATTAGCCTTTGCAAAGGGCTGGGGGATGTCCTGACCTATGCGGAAGACCCCTGTGGCGCTGAGCAGGGCTTCTCGGGCCGTGAAGTCATGGCCGAGTTCCGTCGCGCCACCGGGCTGCCTGTCGCGACCAATATGATCGCCACCAACTGGCGTGAAATGGGTCATGCGGTGATGCTCAACGCCGTCGACATTCCGCTGGCGGACCCTCACTTCTGGACGCTTTCAGGTGCAGTGCGCGTGGCGCAGCTGTGCGATGACTGGGGGCTGACCTGGGGCTGTCACTCGAACAACCACTTTGATATTTCGCTGGCGATGTTTACCCACGTTGGCGCGGCGGCGCCGGGTAACCCGACCGCCATCGATACCCACTGGATTTGGCAGGAAGGGGAAGCCCGCCTGACGAAAAATCCGCTGGAAATCATCAATGGCAAGATTGCCGTACCGGATGCGCCGGGCCTGGGCGTGGAGATTGACTGGGATCAGATCCATAAAGCCCATGAGGCGTATAAAAAGCTACCGGGCGGTGCGCGTAACGACGCGGGCCCGATGCAGTACCTTATCCCCGGCTGGACATTTGACCGTAAGCGCCCTGTTTTTGGACGTCACTGA